A genomic window from Gossypium hirsutum isolate 1008001.06 chromosome D12, Gossypium_hirsutum_v2.1, whole genome shotgun sequence includes:
- the LOC107945600 gene encoding putative disease resistance RPP13-like protein 1 isoform X2, translating into MEIIVSGVADALLSACFRSLCETLLSPDFNKFSREEQLVAELNKWQNLLLKLNASLEDAEEKQITTRSVKLWLGDLQDVAFDAEDVVDELATEALRRKQMKHTLSSPSTTKVWNFFPSCFRAINPNAIKFDGKMKFRIQEITAKFDELVARKNDFSLEEIGRGRSEKVFQSCTTSLVDESRVYGRTSDKDAIVNLLIDGREMNKGDIGVVSIVGMGGVGKTTLAQLVYKDVRIKTSFELRAWVCVSEEFDLLRVTKTLLHAIGSDIGELKDLNSLQEQLEKKLLGRTFLIILDDMWNENYELWDILCRPFAAGAAGSKILVTTRNEPVAAVVANCRGYALKELSYDDCLSILTSHALGAKNFDEYPNLRLVGEQIVKRCKGLPLVANALGGLLRTKVNEGEWKDILMSKIWDLPEEKIDIMPALRLSYLHLPSHLKRCFVYCAIFPKDYEFDKDELVQLWVAEGFLQQPKGGTQMEDLGLKCFNELLSRSFFQQSNSSQTRFVMHDLINDLAKSVSREICFNFEDMDMLKSDELCRAVEKFRYLAFTREQYDITKRFEVLCRMKKLRTLIALPTCMPTWAACCYLSGDVLQNMLHRLRCLRVLSLSGYSITELPHSIGDFKQLRYLNLSRSRIKQLPQSVGFLLNLQTLKLQGCEELTKLPPVIQNLVRLHVLDLTGTSNLQEMPFKVGNLKNLQILSKLIVDKGIGSAVSELRGLLHLRGELSILGLENVTDFQDVSNAYLKDKDGLTELNLQWSDESLNSQNEEGQMHVLERLLPHKNLEKLRIRFYGGRMFPSWLGDPSSTNIAFLELYNCRRSTSLPSLGRLPSLKKLSIIGMCRLQKVDAMFYGHGSPCIKPFPSLEFLRFKDMLEWTYWSSPIQANEDLEEFPCLRELVVENCPNLGGMLPPRFLSLVKLVIKRCPNLKASPMNSPSLNELNVEDSNEELRGSILQYPQNGAVQFPGFSSNCIGLKSLWKKGAILWNIAALERLKIKGCSQFVPLAENECVFTSLKDLQIEACPNLACFPQTGFLPKLKHLKLKDCRGLKSLPSTIMIHNCPLEELEIESCPALTCFPSGRLPTTLRRLKIRFCQALISLPKGLMQTDNSSSSISHLENLEIIDCPSLISFPKGKFPSSLKILKIWKIFHLESLSDWMLPKNSSLEFISIIDCTTVESMPECLNSLTHLTELNLQSCPALKCFPEMGLQLPNLRKFEVCECSSLRSLPSQMLRLTSLQYLTISWKIKKLIELNLQSRRLVRTLKNKCGDDGKKWSREVKNMVVGIISERIPRLKRF; encoded by the exons ATGGAAATTATTGTGTCTGGTGTTGCTGATGCTCTGCTCTCTGCTTGCTTCCGCTCCCTCTGTGAAACTCTGTTGTCCCCCGACTTCAATAAATTCTCACGGGAGGAGCAACTTGTAGCCGAATTGAATAAGTGGCAGAATTTGCTGCTTAAACTGAACGCCTCGCTTGAGGATGCCGAAGAAAAGCAAATCACAACTCGATCTGTCAAACTTTGGCTCGGGGACTTACAGGATGTTGCCTTTGATGCCGAAGATGTTGTTGACGAACTTGCCACCGAGGCTTTGCGGCGGAAACAAATGAAGCACACTCTGTCTTCACCAAGCACCACTAAGGTATGGAACTTCTTTCCATCTTGTTTCCGTGCTATCAATCCAAATGCTATTAAGTTTGATGGGAAGATGAAGTTCCGAATACAAGAAATTACTGCAAAGTTTGATGAGTTAGTGGCACGAAAGAATGATTTCAGTTTAGAAGAGATTGGTAGAGGGAGGTCTGAGAAAGTATTTCAGAGTTGCACCACTTCTCTTGTTGACGAGTCTCGTGTTTATGGTAGGACAAGTGATAAAGATGCCATTGTAAACTTGTTGATAGATGGCAGAGAGATGAATAAAGGTGATATTGGTGTGGTTTCCATTGTAGGTATGGGAGGAGTAGGTAAAACTACTCTTGCTCAGTTAGTTTATAAGGACGTGAGAATTAAGACTTCATTTGAGTTGAGAGCTTGGGTTTGTGTCTCTGAGGAATTTGATTTGCTGAGGGTGACAAAGACCTTGCTTCATGCTATTGGTTCTGATATTGGCGAGTTAAAGGATTTAAATTCACTTCAAGAGCAGCTAGAGAAGAAGCTGCTGGGAAGAACGTTTTTGATCATTTTAGATGACATGTGGAATGAGAATTATGAACTTTGGGATATTCTATGCAGACCCTTTGCAGCAGGGGCTGCTGGAAGTAAAATACTGGTCACAACTCGGAATGAACCAGTTGCAGCAGTTGTAGCTAACTGCAGGGGATACGCTTTGAAGGAACTGTCGTATGATGATTGTCTCTCAATATTAACTTCTCATGCTTTAGGAGCCAAAAATTTCGATGAATACCCGAATTTAAGATTGGTTGGCGAACAAATAGTGAAGAGATGCAAAGGGTTGCCACTTGTAGCTAACGCCTTGGGAGGTCTGCTTCGCACTAAAGTTAATGAGGGTGAATGGAAGGACATATTGATGAGCAAGATATGGGATTTGCCTGAAGAAAAAATTGACATAATGCCAGCTCTGAGGCTAAGCTATCTTCatcttccttcccatttgaaacgATGCTTTGTTTATTGCGCTATATTTCCAAAGGACTATGAATTTGACAAGGATGAGCTGGTTCAATTGTGGGTGGCGGAGGGTTTCTTACAACAACCTAAAGGAGGGACACAAATGGAGGATTTAGGTTTGAAATGTTTTAATGAGTTACTCTCGCGATCATTTTTCCAGCAGTCAAACAGCAGCCAAACACGATTTGTGATGCATGACCTCATAAATGATTTAGCTAAATCTGTTTCTAGAGAAATATGCTTTAATTTTGAGGATATGGATATGCTTAAGAGTGATGAGTTATGCAGAGCTGTTGAAAAGTTTCGCTATTTAGCCTTCACTCGTGAACAGTACGACAtcacaaaaagatttgaagtCCTTTGTCGAATGAAGAAATTAAGAACGTTGATTGCATTACCAACTTGTATGCCTACTTGGGCTGCATGTTGCTATTTAAGTGGTGATGTCTTGCAGAATATGCTGCATAGGTTGAGATGCTTAAGAGTGCTATCCTTGAGTGGTTATTCCATCACTGAGCTACCCCATTCCATTGGTGATTTCAAGCAATTGCGCTACCTGAATTTGTCTCGCAGTAGAATTAAACAGTTACCTCAATCTGTGGGTTTTCTTCTCAACTTGCAAACCTTGAAATTGCAAGGGTGCGAGGAACTTACCAAGTTGCCACCCGTTATCCAAAATCTGGTGAGACTTCATGTTCTTGATCTTACCGGTACTAGTAATTTACAGGAGATGCCATttaaggttggaaatttgaagaATCTTCAGATTTTGTCCAAATTAATTGTAGACAAGGGCATTGGATCTGCTGTTAGTGAATTGAGGGGCTTGTTACATCTACGGGGGGAGCTCTCCATTTTGGGGTTGGAAAATGTTACAGATTTCCAAGATGTTAGCAATGCATATCTCAAGGACAAGGATGGTTTAACTGAGTTGAATTTGCAATGGAGCGATGAGTCCCTTAACTCCCAAAATGAGGAAGGTCAAATGCACGTTCTTGAAAGGCTGCTACCTCATAAAAATCTGGAGAAGCTGAGAATTCGGTTCTATGGTGGTAGAATGTTCCCTTCTTGGTTAGGTGATCCTTCATCGACTAACATAGCATTCTTAGAACTCTATAACTGCAGAAGGAGCACATCACTTCCATCACTTGGGAGACTGCCCTCACTAAAAAAATTGTCCATAATTGGAATGTGTAGATTGCAGAAGGTGGATGCTATGTTTTATGGACATGGTTCCCCATGTATTAAGCCTTTTCCATCACTGGAATTTCTACGGTTTAAGGATATGTTGGAATGGACATACTGGTCTTCTCCTATTCAAGCTAATGAAGACTTGGAAGAATTTCCTTGTCTCCGTGAGCTGGTGGTAGAGAATTGTCCCAACTTGGGTGGAATGTTACCTCCTCGTTTTCTTTCTCTTGTGAAACTTGTAATTAAGCGTTGCCCAAATTTAAAAGCTTCACCGATGAATTCCCCGTCTCTTAATGAGTTAAATGTGGAAGATTCCAATGAAGAGTTGCGGGGTAGCATTCTTCAGTATCCTCAAAACGGGGCTGTGCAGTTTCCAGGTTTCAGTTCCAACTGCATTGGATTAAAATCATTATGGAAAAAGGGTGCTATTTTGTGGAATATTGCTGCTCTTGAGCGTCTGAAAATTAAGGGATGTTCACAGTTTGTGCCATTGGCTGAAAATGAGTGTGTCTTTACATCTCTTAAGGATTTGCAAATTGAGGCATGTCCAAATCTTGCATGCTTTCCCCAGACAGGTTTCCTTCCCAAGTTAAAACATCTTAAGCTCAAAGATTGTCGGGGTCTAAAGTCTCTGCCAAGTACAATTATGATACATAATTGTCCTCTCGAAGAATTGGAGATTGAAAGTTGTCCCGCTCTCACATGCTTTCCAAGTGGCAGGTTACCTACCACACTTAGACGTTTAAAAATCAGGTTCTGTCAAGCTCTAATTTCTCTACCAAAGGGACTGATGCAGACTGATAACAGCTCGAGCAGCATATCTCATCTTGAGAACTTGGAGATCATTGATTGCCCTTCTCTCATTTCATTTCCAAAAGGCAAATTTCCCAGCAGCCTTAAAATACTTAAGATATGGAAAATATTTCATTTGGAATCCCTTTCAGATTGGATGCTGCCCAAAAATTCATCGCTTGAGTTCATTAGTATCATTGATTGCACGACCGTGGAAAGCATGCCTGAGTGCCTAAACAGTCTCACTCATCTGACGGAATTAAACTTACAAAGCTGTCCTGCTCTAAAATGCTTCCCAGAAATGGGCCTGCAACTTCCCAACCTCCGAAAATTTGAAGTCTGTGAGTGCAGTAGTCTCCGGTCCCTTCCTTCTCAGATGCTAAGGCTGACCTCTCTTCAATATCTAACAATTA GTTGGAAGATTAAGAAGCTGATTGAATTAAATCTACAATCAAGAAGGTTGGTCCGTACTTTAAAGAACAAGTGTGGTGATGATGGAAAAAAGTGGTCGAGGGAGGTGAAAAATATGGTGGTTGGAATAATTTCAGAGAGAATTCCAAGGCTCAAAAGGTTCTAA
- the LOC107945600 gene encoding putative disease resistance RPP13-like protein 1 isoform X1, with protein sequence MEIIVSGVADALLSACFRSLCETLLSPDFNKFSREEQLVAELNKWQNLLLKLNASLEDAEEKQITTRSVKLWLGDLQDVAFDAEDVVDELATEALRRKQMKHTLSSPSTTKVWNFFPSCFRAINPNAIKFDGKMKFRIQEITAKFDELVARKNDFSLEEIGRGRSEKVFQSCTTSLVDESRVYGRTSDKDAIVNLLIDGREMNKGDIGVVSIVGMGGVGKTTLAQLVYKDVRIKTSFELRAWVCVSEEFDLLRVTKTLLHAIGSDIGELKDLNSLQEQLEKKLLGRTFLIILDDMWNENYELWDILCRPFAAGAAGSKILVTTRNEPVAAVVANCRGYALKELSYDDCLSILTSHALGAKNFDEYPNLRLVGEQIVKRCKGLPLVANALGGLLRTKVNEGEWKDILMSKIWDLPEEKIDIMPALRLSYLHLPSHLKRCFVYCAIFPKDYEFDKDELVQLWVAEGFLQQPKGGTQMEDLGLKCFNELLSRSFFQQSNSSQTRFVMHDLINDLAKSVSREICFNFEDMDMLKSDELCRAVEKFRYLAFTREQYDITKRFEVLCRMKKLRTLIALPTCMPTWAACCYLSGDVLQNMLHRLRCLRVLSLSGYSITELPHSIGDFKQLRYLNLSRSRIKQLPQSVGFLLNLQTLKLQGCEELTKLPPVIQNLVRLHVLDLTGTSNLQEMPFKVGNLKNLQILSKLIVDKGIGSAVSELRGLLHLRGELSILGLENVTDFQDVSNAYLKDKDGLTELNLQWSDESLNSQNEEGQMHVLERLLPHKNLEKLRIRFYGGRMFPSWLGDPSSTNIAFLELYNCRRSTSLPSLGRLPSLKKLSIIGMCRLQKVDAMFYGHGSPCIKPFPSLEFLRFKDMLEWTYWSSPIQANEDLEEFPCLRELVVENCPNLGGMLPPRFLSLVKLVIKRCPNLKASPMNSPSLNELNVEDSNEELRGSILQYPQNGAVQFPGFSSNCIGLKSLWKKGAILWNIAALERLKIKGCSQFVPLAENECVFTSLKDLQIEACPNLACFPQTGFLPKLKHLKLKDCRGLKSLPSTIMIHNCPLEELEIESCPALTCFPSGRLPTTLRRLKIRFCQALISLPKGLMQTDNSSSSISHLENLEIIDCPSLISFPKGKFPSSLKILKIWKIFHLESLSDWMLPKNSSLEFISIIDCTTVESMPECLNSLTHLTELNLQSCPALKCFPEMGLQLPNLRKFEVCECSSLRSLPSQMLRLTSLQYLTISECPCLLSFPKGGLPLNLLALVIWNCKNLEQPISEWNLHNLVSLRDLTIAGAPDMVSFPDEMRPLPTSLMYISISSLHNLQSLSEGLHNLTMIKELEICDCPKLQRLPKAGLPAELGRFCIRDCQLLKQRCLKDKGAYWPMIAHIPCLEIETPDG encoded by the coding sequence ATGGAAATTATTGTGTCTGGTGTTGCTGATGCTCTGCTCTCTGCTTGCTTCCGCTCCCTCTGTGAAACTCTGTTGTCCCCCGACTTCAATAAATTCTCACGGGAGGAGCAACTTGTAGCCGAATTGAATAAGTGGCAGAATTTGCTGCTTAAACTGAACGCCTCGCTTGAGGATGCCGAAGAAAAGCAAATCACAACTCGATCTGTCAAACTTTGGCTCGGGGACTTACAGGATGTTGCCTTTGATGCCGAAGATGTTGTTGACGAACTTGCCACCGAGGCTTTGCGGCGGAAACAAATGAAGCACACTCTGTCTTCACCAAGCACCACTAAGGTATGGAACTTCTTTCCATCTTGTTTCCGTGCTATCAATCCAAATGCTATTAAGTTTGATGGGAAGATGAAGTTCCGAATACAAGAAATTACTGCAAAGTTTGATGAGTTAGTGGCACGAAAGAATGATTTCAGTTTAGAAGAGATTGGTAGAGGGAGGTCTGAGAAAGTATTTCAGAGTTGCACCACTTCTCTTGTTGACGAGTCTCGTGTTTATGGTAGGACAAGTGATAAAGATGCCATTGTAAACTTGTTGATAGATGGCAGAGAGATGAATAAAGGTGATATTGGTGTGGTTTCCATTGTAGGTATGGGAGGAGTAGGTAAAACTACTCTTGCTCAGTTAGTTTATAAGGACGTGAGAATTAAGACTTCATTTGAGTTGAGAGCTTGGGTTTGTGTCTCTGAGGAATTTGATTTGCTGAGGGTGACAAAGACCTTGCTTCATGCTATTGGTTCTGATATTGGCGAGTTAAAGGATTTAAATTCACTTCAAGAGCAGCTAGAGAAGAAGCTGCTGGGAAGAACGTTTTTGATCATTTTAGATGACATGTGGAATGAGAATTATGAACTTTGGGATATTCTATGCAGACCCTTTGCAGCAGGGGCTGCTGGAAGTAAAATACTGGTCACAACTCGGAATGAACCAGTTGCAGCAGTTGTAGCTAACTGCAGGGGATACGCTTTGAAGGAACTGTCGTATGATGATTGTCTCTCAATATTAACTTCTCATGCTTTAGGAGCCAAAAATTTCGATGAATACCCGAATTTAAGATTGGTTGGCGAACAAATAGTGAAGAGATGCAAAGGGTTGCCACTTGTAGCTAACGCCTTGGGAGGTCTGCTTCGCACTAAAGTTAATGAGGGTGAATGGAAGGACATATTGATGAGCAAGATATGGGATTTGCCTGAAGAAAAAATTGACATAATGCCAGCTCTGAGGCTAAGCTATCTTCatcttccttcccatttgaaacgATGCTTTGTTTATTGCGCTATATTTCCAAAGGACTATGAATTTGACAAGGATGAGCTGGTTCAATTGTGGGTGGCGGAGGGTTTCTTACAACAACCTAAAGGAGGGACACAAATGGAGGATTTAGGTTTGAAATGTTTTAATGAGTTACTCTCGCGATCATTTTTCCAGCAGTCAAACAGCAGCCAAACACGATTTGTGATGCATGACCTCATAAATGATTTAGCTAAATCTGTTTCTAGAGAAATATGCTTTAATTTTGAGGATATGGATATGCTTAAGAGTGATGAGTTATGCAGAGCTGTTGAAAAGTTTCGCTATTTAGCCTTCACTCGTGAACAGTACGACAtcacaaaaagatttgaagtCCTTTGTCGAATGAAGAAATTAAGAACGTTGATTGCATTACCAACTTGTATGCCTACTTGGGCTGCATGTTGCTATTTAAGTGGTGATGTCTTGCAGAATATGCTGCATAGGTTGAGATGCTTAAGAGTGCTATCCTTGAGTGGTTATTCCATCACTGAGCTACCCCATTCCATTGGTGATTTCAAGCAATTGCGCTACCTGAATTTGTCTCGCAGTAGAATTAAACAGTTACCTCAATCTGTGGGTTTTCTTCTCAACTTGCAAACCTTGAAATTGCAAGGGTGCGAGGAACTTACCAAGTTGCCACCCGTTATCCAAAATCTGGTGAGACTTCATGTTCTTGATCTTACCGGTACTAGTAATTTACAGGAGATGCCATttaaggttggaaatttgaagaATCTTCAGATTTTGTCCAAATTAATTGTAGACAAGGGCATTGGATCTGCTGTTAGTGAATTGAGGGGCTTGTTACATCTACGGGGGGAGCTCTCCATTTTGGGGTTGGAAAATGTTACAGATTTCCAAGATGTTAGCAATGCATATCTCAAGGACAAGGATGGTTTAACTGAGTTGAATTTGCAATGGAGCGATGAGTCCCTTAACTCCCAAAATGAGGAAGGTCAAATGCACGTTCTTGAAAGGCTGCTACCTCATAAAAATCTGGAGAAGCTGAGAATTCGGTTCTATGGTGGTAGAATGTTCCCTTCTTGGTTAGGTGATCCTTCATCGACTAACATAGCATTCTTAGAACTCTATAACTGCAGAAGGAGCACATCACTTCCATCACTTGGGAGACTGCCCTCACTAAAAAAATTGTCCATAATTGGAATGTGTAGATTGCAGAAGGTGGATGCTATGTTTTATGGACATGGTTCCCCATGTATTAAGCCTTTTCCATCACTGGAATTTCTACGGTTTAAGGATATGTTGGAATGGACATACTGGTCTTCTCCTATTCAAGCTAATGAAGACTTGGAAGAATTTCCTTGTCTCCGTGAGCTGGTGGTAGAGAATTGTCCCAACTTGGGTGGAATGTTACCTCCTCGTTTTCTTTCTCTTGTGAAACTTGTAATTAAGCGTTGCCCAAATTTAAAAGCTTCACCGATGAATTCCCCGTCTCTTAATGAGTTAAATGTGGAAGATTCCAATGAAGAGTTGCGGGGTAGCATTCTTCAGTATCCTCAAAACGGGGCTGTGCAGTTTCCAGGTTTCAGTTCCAACTGCATTGGATTAAAATCATTATGGAAAAAGGGTGCTATTTTGTGGAATATTGCTGCTCTTGAGCGTCTGAAAATTAAGGGATGTTCACAGTTTGTGCCATTGGCTGAAAATGAGTGTGTCTTTACATCTCTTAAGGATTTGCAAATTGAGGCATGTCCAAATCTTGCATGCTTTCCCCAGACAGGTTTCCTTCCCAAGTTAAAACATCTTAAGCTCAAAGATTGTCGGGGTCTAAAGTCTCTGCCAAGTACAATTATGATACATAATTGTCCTCTCGAAGAATTGGAGATTGAAAGTTGTCCCGCTCTCACATGCTTTCCAAGTGGCAGGTTACCTACCACACTTAGACGTTTAAAAATCAGGTTCTGTCAAGCTCTAATTTCTCTACCAAAGGGACTGATGCAGACTGATAACAGCTCGAGCAGCATATCTCATCTTGAGAACTTGGAGATCATTGATTGCCCTTCTCTCATTTCATTTCCAAAAGGCAAATTTCCCAGCAGCCTTAAAATACTTAAGATATGGAAAATATTTCATTTGGAATCCCTTTCAGATTGGATGCTGCCCAAAAATTCATCGCTTGAGTTCATTAGTATCATTGATTGCACGACCGTGGAAAGCATGCCTGAGTGCCTAAACAGTCTCACTCATCTGACGGAATTAAACTTACAAAGCTGTCCTGCTCTAAAATGCTTCCCAGAAATGGGCCTGCAACTTCCCAACCTCCGAAAATTTGAAGTCTGTGAGTGCAGTAGTCTCCGGTCCCTTCCTTCTCAGATGCTAAGGCTGACCTCTCTTCAATATCTAACAATTAGTGAGTGCCCTTGTCTTTTGTCCTTTCCAAAAGGTGGCTTGCCTTTGAACCTATTGGCTCTTGTGATCTGGAACTGTAAAAATCTTGAGCAGCCCATCTCAGAGTGGAACCTGCACAATCTAGTCTCTCTCAGGGATTTGACCATTGCTGGTGCACCAGATATGGTTTCCTTTCCAGATGAAATGCGTCCACTTCCCACAAGTCTAATGTATATATCTATATCAAGCCTTCATAATTTGCAATCTCTGTCTGAGGGGCTCCATAATCTGACCATGATTAAAGAGCTGGAAATCTGTGATTGTCCTAAGCTTCAACGGTTACCAAAGGCAGGCTTACCTGCAGAACTTGGAAGATTTTGTATCAGGGACTGTCAACTTCTAAAACAACGTTGTTTGAAGGATAAAGGGGCATATTGGCCTATGATAGCTCACATTCCTTGTCTGGAAATAGAAACTCCTGATGGTTAA